In Paraburkholderia terrae, a genomic segment contains:
- a CDS encoding efflux transporter outer membrane subunit: MKTASRASSGVRARCERTQWRIAALGGVMLVVVMSLTACMMGPDYRRPEAQIPEGFKEGVDWQRADANPQAAIDSTWWRMYGDDKLNDLVDQALRANQSIAAAEAAYRLALATVEANRAGLFPTVTAGLSGARSGGNVAALSASRGSGASTSTSAAGGAGNSVVALGAVSWELDLWGQIRRQIEEAKANAQASDAQLAGERISIAASVATDYFQLRQADYDIRALKEQLDAYGRILAIVQTAYAQGGASNDDVLVAQEDLETVIADLQTTEINREHDEHALAVLAGVPPESFSIPPDPDYHFMAPAVPTSLPSQLLERRYDVVSAERTAAAANASIGVAEAAFFPTLTLSAEGGFAHSSLAHLFTVPYRFWTLGPDLAQTIFDGGARTAAVHQARATYDEDVANYRNTVLTAFQSVEDSLSSMNHLRAQESAFARVLDSNARLFASEEAQFNAGAVSQQNVLNQRLTLIQAQQSLRDTQALLAQNHVLLVKNLGGGWQRDDAEAASPASGSAGRPVAQQSTSAAD; this comes from the coding sequence ATGAAAACAGCTTCGCGTGCGTCGAGTGGTGTGCGCGCACGGTGTGAAAGAACCCAATGGCGAATCGCGGCGCTAGGCGGCGTCATGCTCGTCGTCGTCATGTCGCTGACCGCTTGCATGATGGGCCCGGACTATCGCAGGCCCGAAGCGCAGATTCCGGAAGGATTCAAGGAAGGCGTTGACTGGCAGCGCGCCGATGCGAACCCGCAAGCCGCGATCGACAGTACGTGGTGGCGGATGTACGGCGACGACAAGCTCAACGACCTCGTCGATCAGGCGTTGCGCGCGAATCAGTCGATCGCCGCGGCGGAGGCTGCCTATCGTCTCGCGCTCGCGACGGTCGAGGCGAACCGTGCGGGCCTGTTTCCGACCGTGACGGCCGGTCTGTCCGGCGCGCGCTCGGGCGGCAACGTCGCCGCGCTGAGCGCGAGCCGTGGGTCCGGGGCGTCGACGTCGACCTCGGCGGCGGGCGGAGCGGGCAACAGCGTCGTCGCGCTCGGGGCCGTCAGTTGGGAACTGGACCTGTGGGGCCAGATACGTCGTCAGATCGAGGAAGCGAAGGCCAACGCGCAGGCGTCGGACGCACAACTCGCGGGTGAGCGCATTTCAATTGCGGCCAGCGTCGCGACCGATTACTTCCAGCTGCGGCAAGCCGACTACGACATCCGCGCGCTGAAGGAACAGCTGGACGCTTACGGGCGCATCCTCGCGATCGTGCAGACGGCCTACGCCCAGGGCGGCGCCTCCAACGACGACGTGCTGGTCGCGCAAGAAGATCTGGAAACGGTGATCGCCGATCTGCAGACGACGGAAATCAACCGCGAACATGATGAGCACGCGCTTGCCGTGCTGGCGGGTGTGCCACCGGAGTCGTTCAGCATTCCGCCCGATCCCGACTATCACTTCATGGCGCCCGCCGTGCCGACGTCGCTGCCTTCGCAACTGCTCGAGCGGCGTTACGACGTGGTCAGCGCCGAGCGCACGGCGGCTGCCGCGAATGCGAGTATCGGCGTGGCCGAAGCCGCGTTCTTTCCGACCTTGACGCTTTCGGCTGAAGGCGGCTTCGCGCACAGCTCGCTCGCGCATCTGTTCACCGTGCCGTACCGCTTCTGGACGCTCGGGCCGGATCTGGCGCAAACCATTTTCGATGGCGGCGCGCGTACGGCTGCCGTACACCAGGCGCGCGCCACGTATGACGAAGACGTGGCCAACTACCGCAATACGGTGCTTACGGCATTCCAGAGCGTGGAAGACAGCCTGTCGTCGATGAATCATCTGCGGGCGCAGGAAAGCGCGTTCGCACGTGTGCTCGACAGCAACGCGCGATTGTTCGCGAGCGAAGAGGCACAGTTCAATGCCGGCGCAGTCAGCCAGCAGAACGTGTTGAATCAGCGGCTGACATTGATCCAGGCGCAACAGAGCTTGCGCGATACGCAGGCCTTGCTCGCGCAGAATCACGTGCTGCTCGTGAAAAATCTCGGTGGCGGCTGGCAGCGCGATGACGCCGAGGCGGCATCGCCGGCTTCGGGAAGCGCTGGTCGACCTGTCGCGCAGCAATCCACCAGCGCCGCCGACTGA
- a CDS encoding dihydrodipicolinate synthase family protein codes for MNINLPTPEGSISPYTMQHREDQVPPSTAPTFNRIAYAAAHVVVDPSRAYEPWSDTPPVDWDATLAFRSYLYGLGFKVAEAMDTAQRGMGIGWPTAAELIRRSIAHARSIPGADLACGAGTDHLDGTRSHTLADIVGAYKDQFEVIESAGGRPIMMASRALCAAAQSADDYKHVYDAVISASRNKVVLHWLGDAFDASLSGYWGSRDVATAMATVLDIIRLHRDKIEGIKISLLNAEYERQLRSQLPDGVVMFTGDDYNYGELIAGDSTGHSHALLGIFDPIAPVASRALVRLAAGDTDAYRQLIDPTVALSRELFAAPTQYYKAGVVFLAWLNGHQRHFSMAGGMQSARSVAHYAEVFRKADVAGVLIRPELARRRMSEFLSLAAGIDN; via the coding sequence GTGAACATCAATCTGCCAACGCCGGAAGGTTCAATCAGCCCGTACACGATGCAGCATCGGGAAGACCAGGTTCCGCCGTCCACCGCGCCGACGTTTAATCGCATCGCGTATGCGGCGGCGCACGTCGTCGTCGATCCATCGCGTGCGTATGAGCCATGGAGCGACACGCCGCCTGTCGACTGGGACGCTACGCTTGCATTTCGCAGCTACCTGTACGGTTTGGGGTTCAAGGTGGCCGAAGCGATGGATACCGCGCAGCGCGGCATGGGTATCGGCTGGCCAACAGCCGCCGAACTGATCCGACGCAGCATCGCGCACGCGCGCAGCATTCCCGGCGCGGACCTGGCGTGCGGCGCGGGCACCGATCATCTCGACGGCACACGCAGCCACACGCTTGCCGACATTGTCGGCGCCTACAAGGACCAGTTCGAAGTGATCGAATCAGCGGGCGGTCGGCCGATCATGATGGCGAGCCGCGCCCTGTGCGCAGCAGCACAGTCCGCCGACGACTACAAGCATGTCTACGACGCCGTGATCTCCGCGTCACGCAACAAGGTCGTGCTGCATTGGCTCGGCGACGCGTTCGATGCTTCGCTCTCCGGCTACTGGGGCAGCCGCGACGTCGCGACAGCGATGGCGACTGTGCTCGACATCATCCGGCTTCATCGGGACAAGATCGAAGGCATCAAGATTTCGCTGCTCAACGCGGAATATGAGCGTCAACTCAGATCGCAGTTGCCCGACGGCGTCGTGATGTTCACCGGCGACGACTACAACTACGGCGAACTCATCGCGGGCGACAGCACTGGCCATTCGCACGCGCTACTCGGCATCTTCGACCCGATCGCGCCTGTCGCATCGCGCGCGCTGGTGAGGCTCGCCGCTGGGGATACCGATGCGTATCGCCAGCTCATCGATCCGACGGTTGCGCTATCGCGCGAACTCTTCGCTGCGCCCACGCAGTATTACAAGGCTGGCGTCGTTTTTCTCGCATGGCTCAACGGGCATCAACGGCACTTCTCGATGGCAGGCGGGATGCAATCGGCGCGATCTGTCGCGCACTACGCGGAGGTGTTCAGGAAGGCGGACGTCGCGGGCGTATTGATTCGACCCGAACTGGCTCGCCGTCGCATGAGCGAGTTTCTGAGTCTCGCTGCGGGTATCGATAACTGA
- a CDS encoding TetR/AcrR family transcriptional regulator, whose product MVASAKKRFLTVGFRETSLDDIARDAGVAKKTLYCHFGSKEQLFSAILETLGRTWQEQLRHIVTSGGEPVDVLERAALHLLDIGTRDEMTQLYWVLLVETRRFPALSAGLYQERGRLIGIEPLEGYLRAAVENGELEFDDVELATEQFVHLVLGGVRARMLLMGARRPSAARRQLIAKQAVRIFTAGCLTR is encoded by the coding sequence GTGGTCGCGAGCGCCAAAAAGCGCTTCCTGACGGTTGGCTTCCGGGAGACCAGTCTTGACGACATTGCTCGCGATGCGGGCGTGGCGAAGAAGACGCTTTATTGTCATTTCGGCAGCAAAGAGCAGTTGTTTAGCGCGATTCTGGAAACGCTGGGGCGGACCTGGCAGGAGCAACTCCGGCACATCGTCACGAGTGGCGGCGAACCGGTCGACGTGCTCGAGAGAGCGGCGCTGCACCTGCTCGACATCGGCACTCGCGATGAAATGACCCAGCTTTACTGGGTGTTGCTGGTCGAGACACGACGCTTTCCCGCGCTCTCGGCCGGGCTGTATCAGGAGCGTGGGCGGCTGATCGGCATCGAACCGCTCGAAGGCTATCTGCGCGCAGCGGTCGAAAACGGTGAGCTCGAATTCGACGACGTCGAACTCGCCACCGAGCAGTTCGTGCATCTGGTGCTAGGCGGTGTGCGCGCCAGAATGCTGCTCATGGGCGCGCGGCGACCGAGCGCAGCGAGACGTCAATTGATCGCGAAGCAGGCGGTCAGGATTTTCACCGCAGGGTGCTTGACCCGGTGA
- a CDS encoding BON domain-containing protein, with protein MNAIRTLKLAGAALIVVASVNAWAQGSEAASATTTTQGASKSSIRKANRALSKKVAQALSKGGVDTAGINVLVKGGAVTLAGGVTDPAQIDKATSIAKGVSGVTSVKNALTIREGGQ; from the coding sequence ATGAACGCAATCAGAACACTCAAGCTGGCTGGCGCTGCATTGATCGTCGTTGCTTCCGTCAATGCCTGGGCTCAGGGAAGCGAAGCCGCTAGCGCAACGACGACAACGCAAGGTGCATCGAAATCCTCCATCAGGAAGGCGAACCGGGCATTGAGTAAAAAAGTGGCCCAGGCGCTTTCGAAGGGCGGTGTCGATACGGCGGGGATCAATGTTCTCGTGAAAGGCGGCGCAGTGACGCTCGCTGGGGGCGTGACCGATCCGGCCCAGATCGACAAGGCGACCTCGATAGCGAAGGGCGTTTCCGGCGTCACGTCCGTGAAGAATGCTCTGACGATTCGGGAAGGCGGGCAGTAA
- a CDS encoding MFS transporter, which yields MTAQATSAVSVSSVDDADANVTGKDLRRVIAASVAGSAMEWYDFSIYGTASALIFSDLFFPGLDKAAGLLAIFGAYAAGFFARPFGGLFFGWLGDKYGRKSVLVATVLLMGGSTFCIGLLPTWHQVGVWAAALLVALRLLQGFGAGAEQAGASLIVSEFAPPARRGFYAALPFAGCIIGILLANGIFTLVQRLPKDEFLSYGWRVPFLFSVFVIVAGIVIRMRVKESPVFEEIRKSGHASKQPVRDLMSEARGTLLVAFCLRVGENGSSYLYQVFALSYLTKVLLVDKSVGTIGLTIAAALAVFTIPMMGWLSDRFGRRLMYRLVALFTCLWAFPAFWLFTTKDPVLIVISMAVAIGVGVFGMYGIQGAYFPELFSARYRYTGIAVSKEFAAVASGGIAPFIAAALLAWAQGAYWPIATYIAVLAGISFVATFFAPETRGISLRQ from the coding sequence ATGACAGCACAGGCAACCTCTGCGGTTTCAGTGTCGTCGGTAGACGATGCCGATGCGAATGTGACAGGCAAGGATCTTCGACGCGTCATCGCTGCAAGCGTCGCCGGCAGCGCAATGGAGTGGTATGACTTCAGCATCTACGGGACCGCTTCAGCGCTCATCTTTTCGGATCTGTTCTTTCCAGGACTCGACAAGGCCGCGGGTCTGCTCGCGATCTTCGGCGCGTACGCCGCGGGGTTCTTCGCGCGACCCTTTGGCGGGCTGTTCTTCGGCTGGCTAGGCGACAAATATGGTCGCAAGAGCGTGCTGGTTGCGACCGTGCTGCTGATGGGCGGCTCGACCTTCTGCATCGGCCTGTTGCCTACGTGGCATCAGGTCGGCGTATGGGCGGCCGCGTTGCTCGTCGCATTGCGTCTGCTACAGGGCTTTGGCGCAGGCGCGGAACAGGCGGGCGCTTCGTTGATCGTGTCTGAGTTCGCGCCACCCGCCCGACGTGGCTTCTATGCAGCACTGCCTTTTGCCGGCTGCATCATCGGCATTCTGCTCGCGAACGGCATCTTCACGCTCGTCCAGCGGCTGCCGAAGGACGAATTTCTCAGCTATGGCTGGCGCGTACCGTTTCTGTTCAGCGTGTTCGTCATCGTCGCCGGTATTGTGATCCGGATGCGCGTGAAGGAAAGTCCTGTGTTCGAAGAGATCAGGAAGTCGGGGCATGCGAGCAAACAGCCGGTGCGCGATCTGATGTCGGAGGCACGCGGCACGTTGCTGGTCGCGTTCTGCCTGCGCGTCGGCGAAAACGGCTCTTCATACCTGTACCAGGTGTTCGCGCTTAGCTATCTGACCAAGGTGCTGCTGGTCGACAAGTCGGTCGGCACGATCGGTCTCACGATCGCCGCAGCGCTCGCCGTGTTCACCATTCCAATGATGGGCTGGCTGTCCGATCGCTTCGGCCGGCGGCTGATGTATCGGCTCGTTGCGCTGTTCACCTGCCTTTGGGCATTTCCTGCCTTCTGGCTGTTCACCACGAAGGACCCCGTGCTGATCGTGATCAGCATGGCTGTCGCCATCGGTGTGGGCGTGTTCGGGATGTATGGGATTCAGGGGGCGTATTTTCCTGAACTGTTCAGTGCCCGCTATCGATACACGGGCATCGCGGTCAGCAAGGAGTTCGCTGCCGTGGCATCCGGCGGGATCGCGCCTTTCATAGCGGCCGCGTTGCTCGCGTGGGCACAAGGCGCGTACTGGCCGATTGCTACCTATATCGCGGTGTTGGCGGGGATCAGCTTTGTCGCTACTTTCTTCGCACCGGAGACTCGCGGGATCAGTCTTCGACAATGA
- a CDS encoding efflux RND transporter periplasmic adaptor subunit — protein MKSRLERVSLLCLCLIVLAACSKKAPPPPPPQVSTVKVQAQSVPLERRFVGRLSPYYSANVTARVSGVLLKRNYAEGSQVRAGQLLFEIDPTFYRAQLDNDLAILAQDRATYINDHITAERNRKLLPVGSISQQTVDNSDAAERSAAAKVKADEATVQSARISLDYTRVTAPISGIAGQQQVTAGAVVGSSTTDSGGNGTLLTTIQQIDPMYVNFTISSADLATLQQSQTGGTVDLSQQNQVSVRIALPNGAAYGSAGTLDFSDVTVNASTGAVNLRALVANPQRRLLPGMFVSLTVDFGRQNDVFLVPQQALLRDTTGGYMLLVGGDGKVARRDVETVNSLGNNWIVTHGLKDGDEVIVTGVQFAHEGAPVKTVAWQPPAAASPGSSGAAASSPGAAASSAAAASAGMAK, from the coding sequence ATGAAGTCACGTTTGGAACGCGTGTCGTTGTTATGTCTGTGTCTGATCGTGCTTGCCGCGTGCTCGAAAAAGGCGCCGCCGCCACCGCCGCCGCAGGTCTCGACGGTGAAGGTGCAAGCGCAGTCGGTGCCGCTAGAACGCCGCTTTGTCGGGCGGCTTTCGCCTTACTACAGCGCGAACGTCACGGCGCGCGTCTCGGGCGTGCTGCTCAAGCGCAACTACGCGGAAGGCTCGCAGGTGCGCGCGGGACAACTGCTGTTCGAGATCGATCCGACGTTCTATCGCGCGCAGCTCGACAACGATCTCGCGATTCTGGCGCAGGACCGCGCGACCTACATCAACGATCACATCACCGCCGAGCGCAACCGCAAGCTGCTGCCCGTCGGTTCGATCTCGCAGCAAACCGTCGACAACTCCGACGCCGCCGAGCGCAGCGCGGCCGCCAAGGTGAAGGCCGACGAGGCGACTGTGCAGAGCGCGCGCATCTCGCTCGATTACACGCGCGTGACGGCGCCGATCAGCGGCATCGCCGGCCAGCAGCAGGTGACGGCGGGCGCGGTAGTCGGCAGCAGCACGACCGACTCGGGCGGCAACGGCACACTGTTGACGACGATCCAGCAGATCGACCCGATGTACGTGAACTTCACGATCAGTTCGGCCGATCTCGCAACGCTGCAGCAATCGCAAACGGGCGGCACCGTCGACCTGTCGCAGCAGAACCAGGTCTCGGTGCGTATCGCGTTGCCCAATGGCGCGGCGTACGGCAGCGCGGGGACGCTCGATTTCTCCGACGTGACGGTGAACGCATCGACGGGCGCCGTCAATCTGCGCGCGCTGGTCGCGAATCCGCAGCGGCGTTTGCTGCCCGGCATGTTCGTCTCGCTGACGGTCGATTTCGGCAGGCAGAACGATGTGTTCCTAGTCCCGCAGCAGGCCTTGCTGCGCGATACGACGGGCGGCTATATGCTGCTGGTCGGCGGAGACGGCAAGGTGGCGCGCAGGGATGTCGAGACGGTGAATAGTCTCGGCAACAACTGGATCGTGACGCACGGTTTGAAGGATGGCGACGAGGTCATCGTGACGGGCGTGCAGTTTGCGCATGAAGGGGCGCCCGTCAAGACCGTCGCGTGGCAGCCGCCGGCTGCTGCGTCGCCCGGTTCATCGGGTGCGGCGGCTTCTTCTCCGGGCGCGGCGGCATCATCGGCCGCAGCGGCTTCGGCCGGCATGGCGAAGTAG
- a CDS encoding TetR family transcriptional regulator, whose protein sequence is MRRTRQQARETRDQILDAAERLFAEHGVSRTSLEDIAMRAGCTRGAIYGHFRNKSDLFVAMTNRVMLPMEMLVAATADAAEPDPLGRIRQLLVYFLGKAVVEPHSRRVFEVLFTKCENTKDMVLVIERQHDAARNGRMYLERGLRNAIARGQLPFDLDTERASSVVHAFLGGVLRDWLLERDSIMLPRDAEFLTDVCIGMFSYSPSLRRPQGACG, encoded by the coding sequence ATGAGGCGAACACGACAACAGGCGCGGGAAACACGCGACCAGATTCTCGACGCAGCCGAGCGGCTGTTCGCGGAGCATGGCGTGTCCCGCACGTCGCTGGAGGACATCGCGATGCGTGCGGGGTGTACGCGTGGCGCGATATACGGGCACTTCCGCAATAAGAGCGATCTGTTCGTCGCGATGACGAACCGCGTGATGCTGCCGATGGAAATGCTCGTTGCAGCGACCGCGGATGCTGCGGAGCCGGACCCGCTCGGCAGGATCAGGCAACTGCTGGTGTATTTCCTCGGTAAGGCCGTGGTCGAGCCGCACAGCCGCCGCGTGTTCGAAGTGTTGTTCACGAAGTGCGAAAATACAAAAGACATGGTGCTGGTGATCGAGCGGCAACACGACGCGGCGCGTAACGGCAGGATGTATCTCGAGCGCGGTTTGCGTAATGCAATCGCGAGAGGTCAACTGCCGTTCGATCTCGATACCGAGCGTGCGTCGAGCGTCGTGCATGCGTTCCTTGGCGGCGTGCTGCGAGACTGGCTGCTGGAACGCGATTCGATCATGCTGCCGCGCGATGCGGAGTTTCTGACGGACGTGTGCATTGGCATGTTCAGCTATTCACCTTCGTTGCGGCGCCCTCAGGGGGCGTGCGGATAG
- a CDS encoding efflux RND transporter permease subunit gives MPSFFIDRPVFAWVIAILICLFGIIAVRSMGIDSYPDIAPPQVTVTAQYPGASAQTMESTVTQVIEQQLTGIDNLLYFSSTSSSNGQTQIILTFATGTDPDIAQVQVQNKVTLAQPLLPSQVTQQGVIVAKSSPDILLFIALQSDNASIDAGRLSDILASQIQPVIGRVTGVGNTTLLGSEYAVRIWLDPDKLQSYGLSTTQVLNAVSGQNAQFAAGSLGADPAVKGQVFTATVSGDSLFSSLQQFRDIIVVSNSNGTTVKLSDVARISFGSQTYGQAPVYNGKPAGGLAVFLLPGANALKVEKAVKATMDTLARDLPEGVTWSVPYDTTPFITASITDVIRTLIEAILLVFFVMLVFLQNLRATIIPTLVIPVALLGTFIGLSALHYTLNQLTLFGMVLAIGIVVDDAIVVIENVERIMSEEHMEPREATRKAMKQITGAIIAITVVLTAVFVPSALQPGATGIIYAQFALTIAVSMGFSAFLAMSFTPSLCAAILRTEHQTKKNAFYRWFDRTFDWTTKHYLSHVGKAVHHAPRWMVAFAIVLVLTGFLYTKLPTSFVPDEDQGFVLALVNLPSGSTLQRTDHVMAELRDKLAKSPLGKDIVGIFQPEGFSFVGTSENVGMSFIKLSDWKDRSLTAMQMIPQINRILSSIPDAQIFAVNLPTIRGLSQFGGVDMYLQARSGQSRAELGEAERTLLTSASKSPVLFGIRPNSLPNSPQLDIAVDRTQAQAMGLSLTDVYQTLEMELAPFYIDQFTYGGRVKRVYIQADAPFRMSLDALQHLYTPSVFAAGGSSSQASSSKISSGTTGSTGTAVGSNGFVTPVDPSPANTSIAPYNMVPLASVVNAKWAFGPTVLPRYNGYSAIEIVGNSAPGYSTGQAIDTLNDIINHQLPRGFAGDWTGQSYQELLSGSSATTLMALSIVVVFLCLAALYESWSIPASVLLVVPLGMLGMLAFCLTFSVPNDIYFKIGLVTVIGLAAKNAILIVEFAVEGQQRGMTLRDAVLTAARLRLRPILMTSMAFILGVFPLVISSGAGASSRHEIGTGVIGGMLFATFLGLLLIPVFYVVVRRLLGDKLDEVSHKMPHHGGDGGDGSGGHGDGTPKDGAPPDGPPPGGTPGSGAPA, from the coding sequence ATGCCGAGTTTCTTTATCGACCGCCCCGTTTTCGCGTGGGTCATCGCGATCCTCATTTGCCTGTTCGGCATCATCGCCGTGCGCAGCATGGGGATCGATTCGTATCCGGACATCGCGCCGCCGCAAGTGACCGTCACGGCGCAATACCCGGGCGCGAGCGCGCAGACGATGGAATCGACCGTGACGCAGGTGATCGAGCAGCAGCTCACGGGCATCGACAATCTGCTGTACTTCAGCTCGACGTCGAGCTCGAACGGCCAGACGCAGATCATCCTCACGTTCGCGACGGGCACCGACCCGGACATCGCGCAGGTGCAGGTGCAGAACAAGGTCACGCTCGCGCAGCCGTTGTTGCCTTCGCAGGTGACACAGCAGGGCGTGATCGTCGCGAAGTCCAGCCCAGACATTCTGCTGTTCATCGCGCTGCAGTCGGACAATGCGTCGATCGACGCGGGACGGCTCTCCGACATTCTCGCGTCGCAGATCCAGCCTGTCATCGGCCGGGTGACGGGCGTCGGCAACACGACGCTGCTCGGCTCGGAATACGCGGTGCGGATCTGGCTCGATCCCGACAAGCTGCAGAGCTATGGCCTGTCGACCACGCAGGTGCTCAACGCCGTGAGCGGACAGAACGCGCAATTCGCGGCCGGTTCGCTCGGCGCCGATCCTGCAGTGAAGGGCCAGGTGTTCACGGCAACCGTCTCCGGCGACAGTCTCTTTTCATCGCTCCAGCAGTTCCGCGACATCATTGTCGTATCGAATAGCAACGGCACCACAGTCAAATTGAGCGACGTGGCGCGCATCTCGTTCGGCTCGCAGACATACGGTCAGGCGCCCGTGTACAACGGCAAGCCGGCCGGTGGCCTTGCCGTGTTCCTGCTGCCGGGCGCAAATGCGCTGAAGGTCGAGAAAGCGGTGAAGGCGACGATGGATACGCTCGCCCGCGATCTGCCGGAAGGTGTCACATGGAGCGTGCCGTACGACACCACGCCTTTTATCACCGCATCGATCACGGACGTGATCCGCACGCTCATCGAGGCCATTCTGCTGGTGTTTTTCGTGATGTTGGTTTTCCTGCAGAACCTGCGCGCGACGATCATTCCGACGCTCGTGATTCCCGTCGCGTTGCTGGGCACGTTCATCGGTCTTTCCGCGCTGCATTACACGCTCAACCAGTTGACGCTGTTCGGCATGGTGCTCGCAATCGGTATCGTGGTGGACGATGCGATCGTCGTGATCGAGAACGTCGAGCGCATCATGAGCGAAGAGCATATGGAGCCGCGTGAGGCGACCCGCAAGGCGATGAAGCAGATCACGGGCGCCATCATCGCGATCACCGTGGTGCTGACAGCCGTGTTCGTGCCGTCCGCGCTGCAGCCTGGCGCAACGGGCATCATCTACGCGCAGTTCGCGCTGACGATTGCGGTGTCGATGGGATTCTCCGCGTTTCTGGCGATGTCGTTCACCCCTTCGCTGTGCGCCGCCATTCTCAGGACCGAACATCAGACGAAGAAGAACGCGTTTTATCGATGGTTCGACCGGACCTTCGACTGGACGACGAAACACTATCTCAGCCATGTGGGCAAGGCGGTGCATCACGCGCCGCGCTGGATGGTGGCATTCGCGATCGTACTCGTGCTGACGGGCTTCCTGTACACGAAGTTGCCGACCAGCTTCGTGCCGGACGAAGATCAGGGCTTCGTGCTGGCACTCGTCAACCTGCCATCCGGTTCGACCTTGCAGCGCACCGATCACGTGATGGCCGAGTTGCGCGACAAGCTCGCCAAAAGCCCGCTCGGCAAGGACATTGTGGGCATCTTCCAGCCCGAGGGTTTCAGCTTTGTCGGTACGAGCGAAAACGTCGGCATGTCGTTCATCAAGCTGTCTGACTGGAAGGACCGCTCCTTAACGGCAATGCAGATGATCCCGCAGATCAACCGTATTCTGTCGTCGATCCCAGACGCGCAGATCTTCGCGGTGAACCTGCCGACCATTCGCGGCCTGAGCCAGTTCGGCGGCGTCGACATGTATCTGCAGGCGCGCTCGGGGCAATCGCGCGCTGAACTCGGCGAGGCGGAGCGGACGCTGCTGACGAGCGCGTCGAAAAGTCCCGTGCTGTTCGGCATCCGCCCGAACTCGCTGCCGAACTCGCCGCAACTGGACATCGCGGTGGATCGCACGCAGGCGCAGGCGATGGGTCTGTCGCTGACGGATGTCTATCAGACGCTCGAGATGGAACTGGCGCCGTTCTACATCGACCAGTTTACGTACGGCGGCCGAGTGAAGCGCGTCTATATCCAGGCGGATGCGCCGTTCCGGATGTCGCTCGACGCGCTTCAGCACCTCTACACGCCGAGTGTTTTTGCGGCCGGCGGGTCGTCGAGTCAGGCGTCTTCCAGCAAGATCAGTTCGGGCACGACGGGCAGCACGGGCACGGCCGTCGGCTCGAACGGCTTCGTCACCCCCGTCGATCCGTCGCCCGCCAATACGTCGATTGCGCCGTACAACATGGTGCCGCTCGCCAGCGTCGTGAATGCCAAATGGGCGTTTGGGCCGACGGTGCTGCCGCGCTACAACGGCTATTCGGCAATCGAGATCGTCGGCAACTCCGCGCCCGGTTACTCGACGGGGCAGGCGATCGATACGCTCAACGACATCATCAACCATCAGTTGCCGCGCGGCTTCGCGGGTGACTGGACCGGGCAGTCGTATCAGGAGCTGCTGTCGGGCTCGTCGGCGACCACGCTGATGGCGCTGTCGATCGTGGTGGTGTTTCTTTGTCTCGCGGCGCTGTACGAGAGCTGGTCGATACCCGCGTCGGTGCTGCTGGTGGTGCCGCTTGGCATGCTCGGCATGCTCGCGTTCTGCCTGACCTTCAGCGTGCCGAACGACATCTACTTCAAGATCGGCCTTGTGACGGTGATCGGTCTCGCGGCGAAGAACGCGATCCTGATCGTCGAGTTCGCGGTAGAAGGGCAGCAACGCGGCATGACACTGCGCGACGCCGTGCTGACGGCGGCCCGTTTGCGGCTGCGTCCGATCCTGATGACGTCGATGGCGTTTATTCTCGGCGTGTTCCCGCTGGTGATCTCGTCGGGGGCGGGTGCCTCTTCACGTCACGAGATCGGCACGGGCGTGATCGGCGGGATGCTGTTTGCAACGTTTCTCGGTCTGCTGCTGATACCCGTGTTCTATGTGGTCGTGCGTCGCCTGCTCGGCGACAAGCTCGACGAGGTGTCGCACAAGATGCCGCATCACGGCGGCGACGGCGGCGATGGCTCGGGTGGACACGGAGATGGCACGCCGAAGGACGGTGCGCCGCCCGACGGACCGCCCCCCGGCGGTACGCCAGGGTCGGGGGCGCCGGCTTGA
- a CDS encoding YaiI/YqxD family protein encodes MQVLVDADACPVVIKDMLFRAARRAEVCVTLVANRYLQTPPSPYIKSLQVPAGADAADIRIVELAVAGDLVITADIPLAAAALEKGAFVLDPRGGWFSRENIEERLTMRTVMDQLRSSGVDTGGPAPFSPRDSKTFAGQLDRFLARHRAAPG; translated from the coding sequence ATGCAAGTGCTGGTTGACGCAGACGCCTGCCCGGTTGTCATCAAGGACATGCTGTTTCGGGCCGCGCGTCGCGCCGAAGTGTGTGTGACGCTCGTGGCGAACCGGTATCTGCAGACGCCGCCTTCGCCGTATATCAAGTCACTGCAAGTACCGGCGGGCGCGGACGCGGCTGATATCCGCATCGTCGAACTGGCCGTGGCCGGCGACCTGGTGATTACCGCCGACATACCGCTTGCCGCCGCTGCGCTCGAGAAGGGCGCCTTCGTGCTCGATCCGCGTGGAGGCTGGTTCAGCCGCGAGAACATCGAGGAACGCCTGACCATGCGTACCGTGATGGATCAACTGCGCAGCTCGGGCGTCGATACGGGCGGTCCAGCGCCCTTCAGTCCGCGCGACAGCAAGACCTTCGCGGGGCAACTGGACCGGTTTCTCGCGCGTCATCGCGCGGCGCCAGGCTGA